One Sanguibacter keddieii DSM 10542 genomic window carries:
- a CDS encoding pyruvate carboxylase encodes MFAKVLVANRAEIAVRAFRAAYEMGARTVAVFPQEDRNSEHRLKADESYLIGEEGHPVRAYLDIDEIIRVAKGAGADAVYPGYGFLSENPDLARACVEADLTFIGPPAEVLELAGNKVRALKAAREAGIPVLESSEPSADLDELVEAADRIGFPIFAKAVAGGGGRGMRRVDRREDLREALQAAMREADSAFGDPTMFLEQAVLRPRHIEVQILADGSGEVVHLFERDCSVQRRHQKVIEIAPAPNLDPAIRDALCADAVRFARAIGYQNAGTVEFLVDTVGERAGQHVFIEMNPRIQVEHTVTEEVTDIDLVSSQMRIAAGETLADLGIRQEDVRVNGAALQTRITTEDPANGFRPDTGRIVAYRSPGGAGVRLDGATATAGSEITGHFDSMLVKLTCRGRDYPTAVRRARRALAEFRIRGIRTNIPFLQAVLADEAFVAGDVSTSFIDERPELLSARESADRGTRLLTFLGDVVVNQPHGPGTGAIEPRHKLPTVDVAAPARPGSRQRLLEVGPEAFARELREQTAVAVTDTTFRDAHQSLLATRVRTHDLEVVAPYVARLTPELLSVEAWGGATYDVALRFLGEDPWVRLAKLRAALPNVAIQMLLRGRNTVGYTPYPTEVTEAFVREATATGVDIFRIFDALNDVEQMAPAIAAVRATGTAVAEVALCYTGNLLDPAEDLYTLDYYLGLADRIVAAGAHVLAIKDMAGLLRPAAAKVLVTALRERFDLPVHLHTHDTTGGQMATLLAAVEAGVDAVDVASAAMAGTTSQPSMSALVAGLEHTPRDTGLSLAAVCDLEPYWEAVRRLYAPFESGLAGPTGRVYTHEIPGGQLSNLRQQAIALGLGDRFEQIESTYAAADRILGRLVKVTPSSKVVGDLALQLVARGADPADFAENPQDYDIPDSVVAFLGGELGDPPGGWPEPFRSKALAGRSVRAGVTPLSDDDLAALSGESRERRDRLNHLLFAGPAKEYAATRAAYGDVSVLETSTYLHGLQRGEEVEIALERGVRLLVGLEAVGEPDLRGMRSVMFTLNGQIRPISVRDRSIEVSGAVADKADPQVPGQVAAPFAGAVTPVVAEGERVEAGQTVATVEAMKMEAAITTPVAGVVQRLAIAGVQQLEGGDLVLVVG; translated from the coding sequence GTGTTCGCCAAGGTGCTGGTTGCCAACCGAGCAGAGATCGCTGTGCGCGCCTTCCGCGCGGCCTACGAGATGGGCGCGCGGACCGTCGCCGTCTTCCCGCAGGAGGACCGCAACTCCGAGCACCGGCTCAAGGCCGACGAGTCATACCTCATCGGCGAGGAGGGGCACCCCGTGCGCGCCTACCTCGACATCGACGAGATCATCCGTGTGGCCAAGGGCGCAGGGGCGGACGCGGTCTACCCGGGCTACGGCTTCCTGTCCGAGAACCCGGACCTGGCCCGCGCCTGCGTCGAGGCCGACCTGACCTTCATCGGGCCGCCGGCCGAGGTGCTCGAGCTCGCGGGCAACAAGGTCCGGGCGCTCAAGGCCGCTCGCGAGGCCGGCATCCCGGTCCTCGAGTCGAGCGAGCCGTCGGCCGACCTCGACGAGCTGGTCGAGGCCGCGGACCGCATCGGCTTCCCGATCTTCGCGAAGGCCGTGGCCGGTGGTGGTGGCCGCGGCATGCGCCGGGTCGACCGCCGCGAGGACCTGCGGGAGGCGCTGCAGGCCGCGATGCGCGAGGCGGACAGCGCCTTCGGCGACCCGACCATGTTCCTCGAGCAGGCCGTCCTGCGGCCGCGGCACATCGAGGTGCAGATCCTCGCCGACGGCAGCGGTGAGGTGGTCCACCTCTTCGAGCGCGACTGCTCGGTCCAGCGTCGGCACCAGAAGGTCATCGAGATCGCCCCGGCGCCGAACCTCGACCCCGCGATCCGCGACGCGCTGTGCGCCGACGCGGTGAGGTTCGCCCGCGCCATCGGCTACCAGAACGCCGGGACCGTCGAGTTCCTGGTCGACACGGTGGGGGAGCGCGCCGGGCAGCACGTGTTCATCGAGATGAACCCCCGCATCCAGGTCGAGCACACGGTGACCGAGGAGGTCACCGACATCGACCTCGTCTCCTCGCAGATGCGGATCGCCGCGGGGGAGACCCTCGCCGACCTCGGCATCCGGCAGGAGGACGTCCGGGTCAACGGCGCGGCGCTGCAGACGCGCATCACGACCGAGGACCCGGCCAACGGGTTCCGTCCCGACACGGGCCGCATCGTGGCCTACCGGTCACCGGGTGGCGCGGGCGTGCGGCTGGACGGCGCCACCGCCACGGCGGGCTCAGAGATCACCGGCCACTTCGACTCGATGCTCGTCAAGCTCACCTGCCGCGGCCGTGACTACCCGACGGCGGTGCGTCGTGCCCGGCGTGCACTGGCAGAGTTCCGCATCCGCGGTATCCGCACCAACATCCCCTTCTTGCAGGCTGTCCTCGCCGACGAGGCCTTCGTGGCCGGTGACGTGTCGACGTCGTTCATCGACGAGCGCCCCGAGCTGCTCTCCGCGCGGGAGAGCGCGGACCGCGGGACCCGGCTGCTGACCTTCCTGGGCGACGTGGTCGTCAACCAGCCGCACGGTCCCGGGACGGGAGCGATCGAGCCGCGGCACAAGCTGCCGACCGTCGACGTCGCCGCCCCGGCACGTCCGGGGAGCAGGCAGCGGCTGCTCGAGGTGGGTCCGGAGGCCTTCGCGCGGGAGCTGCGCGAGCAGACCGCGGTGGCCGTCACCGACACGACCTTCCGTGACGCGCACCAGTCGTTGCTGGCGACGCGGGTGCGCACCCACGACCTCGAGGTGGTCGCGCCGTACGTCGCGCGGCTGACTCCTGAGCTGCTCTCGGTCGAGGCCTGGGGCGGTGCGACCTACGACGTCGCGCTGCGGTTCCTCGGCGAGGACCCGTGGGTCCGGCTGGCCAAGCTGCGGGCGGCGCTGCCCAACGTCGCGATCCAGATGCTGCTGCGCGGGCGCAACACCGTGGGCTACACGCCGTACCCGACCGAGGTCACCGAGGCCTTCGTCCGGGAGGCCACCGCGACGGGCGTCGACATCTTCCGGATCTTCGACGCGCTCAACGACGTGGAGCAGATGGCGCCCGCGATCGCCGCGGTCCGAGCGACTGGGACTGCTGTCGCGGAGGTGGCGCTCTGCTACACCGGCAACCTGCTGGATCCCGCCGAGGACCTCTACACGCTGGACTACTACCTCGGGCTGGCGGACCGCATCGTCGCGGCCGGGGCGCACGTCCTGGCGATCAAGGACATGGCGGGCCTGCTGCGTCCGGCCGCCGCGAAGGTCTTGGTGACCGCGCTGCGCGAGCGCTTCGACCTGCCGGTCCACCTGCACACGCACGACACGACCGGTGGTCAGATGGCCACGCTGCTCGCAGCGGTCGAGGCCGGGGTGGACGCGGTCGACGTGGCCAGCGCCGCGATGGCCGGGACCACGAGCCAGCCGTCGATGTCGGCCCTCGTGGCCGGGCTCGAGCACACCCCTCGGGACACCGGTCTGTCGCTCGCCGCGGTCTGCGACCTGGAGCCGTACTGGGAGGCCGTCCGCCGCCTCTACGCGCCGTTCGAGTCTGGCCTGGCCGGGCCGACGGGGCGCGTCTACACGCACGAGATCCCCGGGGGCCAGCTGTCCAACCTGCGCCAGCAGGCGATCGCGCTCGGCCTGGGGGACAGGTTCGAGCAGATCGAGTCGACCTACGCGGCCGCCGACCGGATCCTCGGGCGCCTGGTCAAGGTCACCCCGTCGTCGAAGGTCGTGGGCGACCTCGCGCTGCAGCTCGTGGCGCGCGGAGCGGACCCGGCGGACTTCGCCGAGAACCCGCAGGACTACGACATCCCCGACTCGGTCGTCGCGTTCCTCGGCGGAGAGCTCGGTGACCCGCCCGGCGGCTGGCCGGAGCCCTTCCGCAGCAAGGCGCTGGCCGGGCGCTCGGTGCGTGCCGGGGTGACGCCGCTGTCCGACGACGACCTCGCCGCGCTGTCCGGAGAGTCCAGGGAGCGCCGGGACAGGCTGAACCACCTGCTGTTCGCCGGTCCTGCCAAGGAGTACGCCGCCACGCGGGCTGCGTACGGCGACGTGTCCGTCCTCGAGACGAGCACCTACCTGCACGGTCTCCAGCGCGGCGAGGAGGTCGAGATCGCCCTGGAGCGCGGCGTGCGCCTGCTCGTCGGGCTCGAGGCCGTGGGCGAGCCTGACCTGCGGGGCATGCGCAGCGTGATGTTCACGCTCAACGGGCAGATCCGCCCGATCTCCGTGCGCGACCGCAGCATCGAGGTCTCCGGGGCCGTGGCCGACAAGGCGGACCCGCAGGTCCCCGGGCAGGTCGCCGCACCGTTCGCGGGGGCAGTGACACCGGTGGTCGCCGAGGGCGAGCGGGTCGAGGCCGGGCAGACCGTCGCGACGGTCGAGGCCATGAAGATGGAGGCCGCGATCACCACCCCGGTCGCAGGCGTGGTGCAGCGGCTCGCGATCGCCGGCGTCCAGCAGCTCGAGGGCGGCGACCTGGTGCTGGTGGTCGGCTGA
- a CDS encoding SRPBCC family protein — protein sequence MSGTLTITRTFPAPPDAVFAAWTTPEHFAVWFGTDAVEVPLETLAMDVRPGGTWSAVMHLPEDGPQIHWEGEFVEVDSPQRLVMTMTDQPGTDPGAPITVDLLAVDGGTEMIFTQVAEGFSEDQLAQLGKGWRGFFDTMERLVTT from the coding sequence ATGTCTGGAACGCTGACGATCACCCGCACCTTCCCCGCACCGCCTGATGCGGTCTTCGCGGCCTGGACCACCCCGGAGCACTTCGCCGTGTGGTTCGGGACCGATGCCGTCGAGGTCCCGCTCGAGACGCTCGCCATGGACGTGCGTCCCGGTGGGACGTGGTCGGCGGTGATGCACCTGCCCGAGGACGGGCCGCAGATCCACTGGGAGGGCGAGTTCGTCGAGGTCGACTCGCCGCAGCGCCTGGTGATGACCATGACAGACCAGCCCGGGACGGATCCCGGTGCCCCGATCACGGTCGACCTGCTGGCTGTCGACGGCGGCACCGAGATGATCTTCACGCAGGTCGCCGAGGGTTTCTCGGAGGACCAGCTGGCGCAGCTCGGCAAGGGCTGGCGCGGCTTCTTCGACACCATGGAGCGCCTCGTCACCACCTGA